A section of the Papio anubis isolate 15944 chromosome 4, Panubis1.0, whole genome shotgun sequence genome encodes:
- the ZNF853 gene encoding zinc finger protein 853 isoform X1, whose amino-acid sequence MLHQPTPGNPGLTARMEVGPATETFVLELRCLEDGGPGPDTLSGGSGGSESQEEEEPQEGSSSPQQPAVLAPVRASEIAEETQPGQQELQLQQLEQQPKPQQQPQQEQLQQPQPHLELQQQPQQDGQQQLSQLQQEKHQSMHHQELKPELQLTHQQQQVQPQQVQEQQLLQQQQEQLQPQQEPLQPQQEPSQPQQAQEQQLLQQQEQLQQQVQEQQLLQQHQEQLQQQQLLQQQEQLQQQQFQQQQEQLQQQQQQLLLLQQQEQLQQQLLQQQQAQLQQQLLEQQQAQLQQQLLLQQQEQLKQQQQQQLLQQQQEQLQQQQLQPPPLEPEEEEEVELELMPVDLGSEQELEQQRQELERQQELERQQEQRQLQLKLQEQLQQLEQQLEQQQQLEQQQLEQQEVQLELTPVELGAQQQEVQLELTPVQPELQLELVPAAGGGGAAVPGAPAAVVVAPPGYVVLQELMVLPAVAAPAVVAIPGPAGSAALTPARQRRRRRARDRPTICGECGKGFSRSTDLVRHQATHTGERPHRCGECGKGFSQHSNLVTHQRIHTGEKPYACSYCAKRFSESSALVQHQRTHTGERPYACGDCGKRFSVSSNLLRHRRTHSGERPYVCEDCGERFRHKVQIRRHERQLHGAGRSRGLGLLRASRPAALGGPARAEQAATATAPTDKAL is encoded by the coding sequence GTGGCAGTGGTGGGAGTGAGagtcaggaggaggaagagcctCAGGAGGGGAGCAGCAGTCCACAGCAGCCAGCAGTCTTGGCCCCAGTGAGGGCCAGTGAAATCGCTGAGGAAACCCAGCCAGGACAACAGGAGTTGCAACTGCAGCAGTTAGAACAGCAGCCCAAACCGCAGCAACAGCCACAGCAGGAGCAACTGCAACAGCCGCAACCACACCTAGAACTGCAACAACAGCCGCAGCAAGACGGGCAACAACAGCTATCTCAACTACAGCAGGAAAAACACCAATCCATGCACCATCAGGAACTGAAACCTGAACTGCAGCTAACGCACCAGCAGCAACAGGTGCAGCCACAGCAAGTGCAAGAGCAACAGCTGttacagcagcagcaggagcagttGCAACCACAGCAGGAGCCGTTACAGCCACAGCAGGAGCCATCACAGCCGCAGCAAGCACAAGAGCAACAGCTGTTGCAGCAGCAGGAACAGCTACAGCAGCAAGTGCAAGAGCAACAGCTGTTACAGCAACATCAGGAACAGTTACAACAGCAGCAGCTGCTACAACAGCAGGAACAATTACAGCAGCAACAGTTTCAACAGCAGCAGGAACAgctacagcagcagcagcagcagctactGTTGCTGCAGCAGCAGGAACAGTTACAGCAGCAACTGTTGCAGCAGCAGCAGGCACAGTTACAACAGCAACTGCTGGAACAGCAGCAGGCACAGTTACAGCAGCAGCTACTGCTGCAGCAGCAGGAACAattaaagcagcagcagcaacagcagctgTTGCAACAGCAGCAGGAACAATTGCAACAGCAACAATTGCAGCCTCCTCCCCTGGAGcccgaggaggaggaagaggtggagcTGGAGCTCATGCCCGTGGACTTGGGGTCGGAGCAGGAGCTGGAGCAGCAGCGGCAGGAGTTGGAGCGGCAGCAGGAGCTGGAACGGCAGCAGGAGCAGCGGCAGCTGCAGCTCAAACTGCAggagcagctgcagcagctggaGCAACagctggagcagcagcagcagctagagcagcagcagctggagcaGCAGGAGGTGCAGCTGGAGCTGACCCCGGTGGAGCTGGGCGCCCAACAGCAGGAGGTGCAGCTGGAGCTGACCCCGGTGCAACCGGAGCTGCAGCTAGAACTGGTGCCAGCCGCAGGGGGTGGCGGAGCGGCAGTCCCCGGGGCTCCAGCCGCGGTCGTGGTGGCTCCCCCGGGCTACGTGGTGCTGCAGGAGCTCATGGTGCTGCCAGCCGTGGCAGCGCCGGCCGTGGTGGCCATCCCGGGCCCGGCAGGCAGTGCGGCGTTGACTCCCGCACGGCAGCGGCGGCGACGGCGCGCCCGGGACCGGCCCACTATCTGCGGGGAATGCGGCAAGGGCTTCAGCCGCAGCACGGACCTGGTGCGCCACCAGGCCACGCACACGGGTGAGAGGCCACACCGCTGCGGCGAGTGCGGCAAGGGCTTCTCGCAGCACTCGAACCTGGTAACGCACCAGCGCATCCACACGGGTGAGAAACCCTACGCCTGCTCGTACTGCGCCAAGCGCTTCAGTGAGAGCTCGGCGCTCGTGCAGCACCAGCGCACGCACACCGGGGAGCGACCCTATGCCTGCGGGGACTGCGGCAAGCGCTTCAGTGTCTCCTCCAACCTGCTGCGCCACCGGCGCACGCACTCGGGCGAGCGGCCCTACGTGTGCGAGGACTGTGGCGAGCGCTTCCGACACAAGGTGCAGATCCGCCGCCACGAGCGCCAGCTGCACGGCGCGGGCCGGTCCAGGGGCCTCGGCCTGTTGCGCGCCTCGCGGCCCGCAGCCCTTGGTGGCCCAGCCCGTGCAGAGCAGGCCGCCACGGCCACTGCGCCCACAGACAAGGCGCTGTGA
- the ZNF853 gene encoding zinc finger protein 853 isoform X2, which produces MEVGPATETFVLELRCLEDGGPGPDTLSGGSGGSESQEEEEPQEGSSSPQQPAVLAPVRASEIAEETQPGQQELQLQQLEQQPKPQQQPQQEQLQQPQPHLELQQQPQQDGQQQLSQLQQEKHQSMHHQELKPELQLTHQQQQVQPQQVQEQQLLQQQQEQLQPQQEPLQPQQEPSQPQQAQEQQLLQQQEQLQQQVQEQQLLQQHQEQLQQQQLLQQQEQLQQQQFQQQQEQLQQQQQQLLLLQQQEQLQQQLLQQQQAQLQQQLLEQQQAQLQQQLLLQQQEQLKQQQQQQLLQQQQEQLQQQQLQPPPLEPEEEEEVELELMPVDLGSEQELEQQRQELERQQELERQQEQRQLQLKLQEQLQQLEQQLEQQQQLEQQQLEQQEVQLELTPVELGAQQQEVQLELTPVQPELQLELVPAAGGGGAAVPGAPAAVVVAPPGYVVLQELMVLPAVAAPAVVAIPGPAGSAALTPARQRRRRRARDRPTICGECGKGFSRSTDLVRHQATHTGERPHRCGECGKGFSQHSNLVTHQRIHTGEKPYACSYCAKRFSESSALVQHQRTHTGERPYACGDCGKRFSVSSNLLRHRRTHSGERPYVCEDCGERFRHKVQIRRHERQLHGAGRSRGLGLLRASRPAALGGPARAEQAATATAPTDKAL; this is translated from the coding sequence GTGGCAGTGGTGGGAGTGAGagtcaggaggaggaagagcctCAGGAGGGGAGCAGCAGTCCACAGCAGCCAGCAGTCTTGGCCCCAGTGAGGGCCAGTGAAATCGCTGAGGAAACCCAGCCAGGACAACAGGAGTTGCAACTGCAGCAGTTAGAACAGCAGCCCAAACCGCAGCAACAGCCACAGCAGGAGCAACTGCAACAGCCGCAACCACACCTAGAACTGCAACAACAGCCGCAGCAAGACGGGCAACAACAGCTATCTCAACTACAGCAGGAAAAACACCAATCCATGCACCATCAGGAACTGAAACCTGAACTGCAGCTAACGCACCAGCAGCAACAGGTGCAGCCACAGCAAGTGCAAGAGCAACAGCTGttacagcagcagcaggagcagttGCAACCACAGCAGGAGCCGTTACAGCCACAGCAGGAGCCATCACAGCCGCAGCAAGCACAAGAGCAACAGCTGTTGCAGCAGCAGGAACAGCTACAGCAGCAAGTGCAAGAGCAACAGCTGTTACAGCAACATCAGGAACAGTTACAACAGCAGCAGCTGCTACAACAGCAGGAACAATTACAGCAGCAACAGTTTCAACAGCAGCAGGAACAgctacagcagcagcagcagcagctactGTTGCTGCAGCAGCAGGAACAGTTACAGCAGCAACTGTTGCAGCAGCAGCAGGCACAGTTACAACAGCAACTGCTGGAACAGCAGCAGGCACAGTTACAGCAGCAGCTACTGCTGCAGCAGCAGGAACAattaaagcagcagcagcaacagcagctgTTGCAACAGCAGCAGGAACAATTGCAACAGCAACAATTGCAGCCTCCTCCCCTGGAGcccgaggaggaggaagaggtggagcTGGAGCTCATGCCCGTGGACTTGGGGTCGGAGCAGGAGCTGGAGCAGCAGCGGCAGGAGTTGGAGCGGCAGCAGGAGCTGGAACGGCAGCAGGAGCAGCGGCAGCTGCAGCTCAAACTGCAggagcagctgcagcagctggaGCAACagctggagcagcagcagcagctagagcagcagcagctggagcaGCAGGAGGTGCAGCTGGAGCTGACCCCGGTGGAGCTGGGCGCCCAACAGCAGGAGGTGCAGCTGGAGCTGACCCCGGTGCAACCGGAGCTGCAGCTAGAACTGGTGCCAGCCGCAGGGGGTGGCGGAGCGGCAGTCCCCGGGGCTCCAGCCGCGGTCGTGGTGGCTCCCCCGGGCTACGTGGTGCTGCAGGAGCTCATGGTGCTGCCAGCCGTGGCAGCGCCGGCCGTGGTGGCCATCCCGGGCCCGGCAGGCAGTGCGGCGTTGACTCCCGCACGGCAGCGGCGGCGACGGCGCGCCCGGGACCGGCCCACTATCTGCGGGGAATGCGGCAAGGGCTTCAGCCGCAGCACGGACCTGGTGCGCCACCAGGCCACGCACACGGGTGAGAGGCCACACCGCTGCGGCGAGTGCGGCAAGGGCTTCTCGCAGCACTCGAACCTGGTAACGCACCAGCGCATCCACACGGGTGAGAAACCCTACGCCTGCTCGTACTGCGCCAAGCGCTTCAGTGAGAGCTCGGCGCTCGTGCAGCACCAGCGCACGCACACCGGGGAGCGACCCTATGCCTGCGGGGACTGCGGCAAGCGCTTCAGTGTCTCCTCCAACCTGCTGCGCCACCGGCGCACGCACTCGGGCGAGCGGCCCTACGTGTGCGAGGACTGTGGCGAGCGCTTCCGACACAAGGTGCAGATCCGCCGCCACGAGCGCCAGCTGCACGGCGCGGGCCGGTCCAGGGGCCTCGGCCTGTTGCGCGCCTCGCGGCCCGCAGCCCTTGGTGGCCCAGCCCGTGCAGAGCAGGCCGCCACGGCCACTGCGCCCACAGACAAGGCGCTGTGA